In one window of Nitrospirota bacterium DNA:
- a CDS encoding IS256 family transposase, with translation MSVKELTDLTIADLLEEYNRDFRDYWERHDELVKAFRRKLIEEALEEEREMLVCCRPYKRVTERRDYRNGYWRRWIVLKDGRLEIKMPRLRGGGYDSEIIPRYQQRVDEVDRALMKIFLYGASNRLTGEALRPILGEGVSAQTISNIAKSLDEEVKRYHNRNIEDKYLYLFLDGIVLKTKTGFGSKKKVVLVAYGIGVDGKRELIDSMITKHESERRWEGFLNSLYNRGLKGEVLGLIITDGNAGLENAVDYLYPEVKRQRCWAHKLRNVANYLRKKDQERCINEAREIYRAENKKEAVRAYNEWAERWRAIYPKAVKCIEKDLEELLNFYSCPEEIRIKVRTTNAIERAFREVRRRTRPMSCFNNTQSIERIVYAVLSHLNDKWRIKPLKEFTQKKRLLPNPLSEIRGFLVTNPGEVEDKQFQLFEPEGRVLKLPVTSHWICQKFSLKSEKDVRQQAQN, from the coding sequence ATGTCAGTAAAGGAACTTACAGATTTAACAATAGCAGATTTATTAGAGGAATACAATAGGGATTTCAGGGATTATTGGGAAAGGCACGATGAGTTAGTGAAGGCATTCAGGAGGAAGCTAATAGAGGAGGCGTTGGAGGAGGAGCGAGAGATGTTAGTATGTTGTAGACCATACAAACGGGTGACAGAGCGTAGGGATTACAGGAATGGTTACTGGAGGAGATGGATTGTGTTGAAGGATGGGCGATTAGAGATAAAGATGCCGAGGCTAAGGGGTGGAGGCTATGATAGTGAGATAATACCGAGGTATCAACAGAGGGTAGATGAAGTAGATAGGGCATTGATGAAGATATTCTTATATGGAGCCTCTAATAGGCTAACTGGTGAGGCATTAAGACCTATCCTTGGTGAAGGTGTAAGTGCCCAGACGATATCTAATATAGCAAAGAGTCTTGATGAAGAGGTAAAGAGGTATCACAATCGTAATATTGAAGATAAATATCTTTATCTCTTTTTAGATGGGATAGTATTGAAGACAAAGACAGGGTTTGGCTCGAAGAAGAAGGTAGTTCTTGTCGCCTATGGGATAGGGGTTGATGGCAAGAGGGAGTTGATAGATTCTATGATAACGAAACATGAGAGTGAGAGGAGGTGGGAGGGTTTTCTTAACAGTCTTTATAATCGTGGACTTAAAGGAGAGGTATTGGGTCTTATTATTACAGATGGCAATGCAGGGCTTGAGAATGCAGTGGACTACCTTTATCCAGAAGTGAAAAGGCAGAGGTGTTGGGCTCACAAACTAAGGAATGTGGCTAATTATCTTAGGAAGAAGGATCAAGAAAGGTGCATAAATGAAGCGAGGGAAATCTATCGTGCAGAAAACAAGAAAGAAGCGGTGAGAGCGTATAATGAATGGGCAGAGAGATGGAGGGCTATTTATCCTAAGGCAGTGAAATGCATAGAGAAGGATCTGGAGGAATTATTGAATTTCTACTCTTGCCCTGAGGAGATAAGGATAAAGGTACGGACAACAAATGCGATAGAGAGGGCATTCAGGGAAGTAAGGAGAAGAACAAGACCGATGAGTTGTTTTAATAACACTCAGAGTATTGAGAGGATTGTATATGCGGTGTTAAGTCATCTTAATGATAAATGGAGAATTAAACCCTTAAAAGAATTTACACAAAAGAAGAGGCTGTTGCCGAACCCTTTGAGCGAAATTAGAGGATTTTTGGTAACAAATCCTGGCGAAGTGGAAGATAAGCAATTTCAACTGTTTGAGCCCGAAGGGCGAGTTTTGAAATTGCCTGTAACGAGCCATTGGATTTGTCAAAAATTCTCTTTAAAAAGCGAAAAGGATGTTCGGCAACAAGCTCAGAATTGA